Proteins encoded together in one Terriglobus saanensis SP1PR4 window:
- a CDS encoding class I SAM-dependent methyltransferase codes for MSKLSRLKNDWDSLAQRDALAAILTDGSKSGGKWDITEFMATGDEEIETVLRHLETIGLQPDRDGAVLDFGCGVGRLTQALARRFQSSVGIDISQEMITQANALNQYEHCRYVANATPQLPFADESFSFIYSNIVLQHVARSFAANYLREFTRVLAPGAVMVFGVQDSFAAPDLASTLTRFRHILHPRSRVRAWFKGSSGDMQMHCLPEQVVRQALGTAMIADIRHTNTAAKDFNGKLVYLEQPPRSGYVGRQYCVRKPELEISRGV; via the coding sequence ATGAGTAAGTTGAGCCGTCTGAAGAACGACTGGGATTCGCTAGCGCAGAGGGATGCACTGGCCGCCATTCTTACCGACGGGAGCAAGTCCGGTGGCAAGTGGGATATTACAGAGTTCATGGCCACCGGAGATGAGGAGATCGAAACTGTTCTCCGGCATCTGGAAACCATCGGATTGCAGCCAGACCGGGACGGTGCAGTTCTGGACTTCGGCTGTGGTGTGGGACGGCTTACGCAGGCCTTGGCCCGACGCTTCCAGTCGTCTGTCGGCATTGATATCTCGCAAGAGATGATTACGCAGGCAAATGCGCTGAATCAATACGAGCACTGCCGGTATGTAGCGAACGCAACGCCCCAGCTACCGTTCGCCGATGAAAGCTTTTCTTTCATTTACAGCAATATTGTCCTGCAACACGTGGCCCGGAGTTTTGCCGCGAACTACCTGCGGGAGTTCACACGGGTGCTCGCTCCCGGAGCAGTGATGGTCTTCGGCGTGCAGGACTCCTTTGCCGCTCCGGACCTTGCTTCCACACTGACACGCTTCCGCCACATTCTGCACCCGCGCTCGCGCGTAAGAGCCTGGTTCAAGGGATCGAGCGGCGACATGCAGATGCATTGCCTGCCCGAGCAGGTCGTCCGGCAGGCGCTGGGGACCGCGATGATCGCGGACATTCGCCATACCAACACCGCCGCGAAAGACTTCAATGGGAAGCTTGTCTATCTTGAGCAGCCGCCACGGTCGGGCTACGTAGGCAGGCAATACTGCGTCAGGAAACCAGAGTTGGAAATATCACGAGGTGTGTAG
- a CDS encoding TIGR03435 family protein, protein MAAVGMVFAPAGRCAQTTNPPLAFDAASIRKNVNNIGVCSPEQVQATPSGFRLTNCPLIVALGTAYVPMTGEALGFVIGMGDRIVGMPDWMKSEHYDIVARISDADAEAWKDPARQKVMLRAMLQTLLAERCKLVVHREMKERPVFAIVVGKNGPKLKAAETTDMDALHTKYPNAMTVPGGGGMLAGRTNGGSDLHGATIGTLSLVLSYPAGRPVVDKTGLTGRYDIEVPRMQNLTADNAGADGAPTIFEVVERFGLKLEIQKDPVEMLAVDHVERPSEN, encoded by the coding sequence ATGGCTGCCGTTGGAATGGTATTTGCCCCAGCGGGCAGATGTGCGCAGACGACCAATCCACCGTTGGCTTTCGATGCGGCTTCCATTCGCAAGAATGTAAACAATATCGGTGTGTGCAGTCCGGAGCAGGTGCAGGCTACGCCAAGCGGATTTCGCCTGACGAATTGTCCCCTGATCGTGGCGCTGGGGACGGCGTATGTTCCCATGACCGGTGAGGCTCTGGGCTTTGTGATTGGCATGGGCGACCGCATTGTGGGCATGCCGGATTGGATGAAATCGGAGCACTATGACATCGTTGCGCGGATCAGCGACGCGGACGCGGAGGCGTGGAAGGACCCGGCACGCCAGAAGGTGATGCTGCGCGCGATGTTGCAGACGCTGCTGGCTGAGCGATGCAAGCTGGTGGTACACCGCGAGATGAAGGAGAGGCCCGTCTTCGCCATTGTGGTAGGTAAGAATGGACCGAAGCTGAAGGCGGCGGAGACGACCGACATGGATGCTCTTCATACGAAATATCCGAATGCGATGACTGTTCCCGGAGGAGGAGGAATGCTTGCCGGGCGGACGAACGGCGGCAGCGATCTTCACGGGGCCACGATTGGAACGCTGTCGCTTGTGCTCTCCTATCCCGCCGGGCGGCCGGTGGTCGATAAGACAGGATTGACCGGACGATACGACATTGAAGTGCCGAGGATGCAGAACTTAACCGCGGACAATGCAGGAGCCGATGGAGCCCCTACCATTTTCGAAGTGGTGGAGAGATTTGGGCTGAAGCTGGAGATACAGAAAGACCCCGTGGAGATGCTGGCGGTGGATCATGTGGAACGGCCCAGTGAAAATTAA
- a CDS encoding SDR family oxidoreductase, which translates to MAEAKKVALITGANKGIGFETAKQLGEQGITVVVAARDQKKADETAQKLKAVGIDAYPVVLEVTRSSDFAKVYEFLDTTFGKLDILINNAGVGEGTDLVKNTALTVDQKTLRSIFDTNFFGLIELTQALVPLLQKSPAGRIVNLSSILGSLTLHADPNSPIAGTKIVAYNASKAALNLFTIHLAAALKDTPIKVNSAHPGWVKTDMGTDAAPMEIVDGAKTSVRLATLPADGPTGGYFHMDQTLPW; encoded by the coding sequence ATGGCAGAGGCAAAGAAGGTTGCGCTCATTACCGGAGCGAATAAGGGAATTGGGTTTGAGACCGCAAAGCAGCTAGGCGAGCAGGGGATCACCGTGGTCGTTGCCGCTCGCGATCAGAAGAAGGCGGATGAGACCGCGCAGAAGTTGAAGGCTGTCGGTATCGATGCTTATCCGGTCGTACTGGAAGTGACTCGCAGCTCCGATTTCGCTAAAGTCTACGAATTTCTCGATACCACCTTCGGTAAGCTCGACATTCTGATCAACAATGCCGGGGTCGGTGAAGGGACCGACCTGGTGAAAAATACCGCGTTGACCGTAGACCAGAAGACACTCCGCAGCATCTTCGATACCAACTTCTTTGGCCTGATAGAGCTCACGCAGGCATTGGTACCGCTCTTGCAGAAGAGTCCCGCTGGCCGTATCGTGAATCTCTCCAGCATTCTGGGTTCGCTCACGCTGCATGCCGACCCGAACTCGCCCATAGCCGGCACCAAGATCGTGGCCTACAACGCGTCGAAAGCCGCTCTCAATCTCTTCACCATTCACCTGGCTGCGGCGCTGAAGGATACGCCCATCAAGGTCAACTCTGCTCATCCCGGCTGGGTGAAGACGGACATGGGAACGGACGCCGCTCCGATGGAAATCGTTGACGGCGCCAAGACCTCAGTTCGCCTCGCTACGCTACCTGCTGACGGCCCTACCGGCGGCTACTTCCACATGGACCAGACGCTTCCCTGGTAA